Proteins co-encoded in one Brassica oleracea var. oleracea cultivar TO1000 chromosome C4, BOL, whole genome shotgun sequence genomic window:
- the LOC106339787 gene encoding putative F-box/kelch-repeat protein At4g35120, with protein sequence MTNNPIAPPPPAKKRKTSLSSIPDDVIVNVLARISISQYRSLCLVSKNFYSLLSSPDIYFARSLIGITDARLYVCLRLPTPSSSHRHRWFNLGYRQGQLSLVPVRTLSSSPDRLNSTSVAVHSEIYQIGGGSNEDKRTRAVRVLDCRSRTWRPAPDMKVARKHARSYFLDDKIYVIGGCKENWGEVFDLKTQNWKPLPKPPSDHDHKGVVYGGRLYAFTMNKNKNYAYDPKEERWVQEAGFVGLGRITGPLCVIGNEIFAEHDRKYTWYNPTNGKQQVIDGLNDVYKKRANNYRTIQLVNHGGKLVILWNETRRKRKRLWCAVVSLEERSTPLGTRMRGKVERCDLLLDSAHKSYMLSSCLSVLL encoded by the coding sequence ATGACGAATAATCCTATAGCCCCACCACCTCCTGCGAAGAAAAGGAAGACGTCGTTGTCATCAATTCCAGATGATGTCATTGTGAACGTCTTAGCTCGGATCTCGATATCTCAGTACCGTTCCCTCTGCTTAGTCTCCAAAAACTTCTACTCTCTTCTATCTTCTCCAGATATCTACTTTGCTCGATCCCTAATCGGTATCACAGACGCTCGCCTCTACGTGTGCCTACGGCTACCCACTCCCTCCTCCAGTCATCGTCACAGATGGTTCAATCTCGGCTACCGTCAGGGTCAGTTAAGTTTAGTACCGGTAAGAACACTCTCTTCCTCACCCGACCGGTTAAACTCAACCTCTGTCGCCGTCCATTCCGAAATCTACCAGATAGGAGGAGGAAGCAACGAGGACAAGCGGACCAGAGCCGTTAGAGTTCTTGATTGTCGGAGTCGTACGTGGCGCCCTGCTCCCGACATGAAGGTGGCAAGGAAACACGCTAGGTCTTATTTTTTAGATGACAAGATATATGTAATAGGAGGATGCAAGGAAAATTGGGGTGAGGTTTTCGACCTAAAGACTCAGAATTGGAAGCCATTGCCTAAGCCTCCTAGTGATCATGATCACAAAGGTGTGGTTTATGGAGGAAGGCTATACGCTTTCACCATGAACAAGAACAAGAACTACGCATATGATCCGAAAGAAGAAAGATGGGTACAAGAGGCGGGGTTTGTGGGTCTAGGACGTATAACCGGACCTTTGTGCGTTATAGGAAATGAGATTTTTGCTGAACATGACCGTAAGTACACGTGGTATAACCCAACGAATGGAAAGCAGCAGGTAATAGATGGTTTGAATGATGTGTACAAGAAACGTGCTAATAATTACAGAACCATTCAATTAGTTAACCATGGTGGGAAACTGGTAATTCTATGGAATGAGACTCGCAGGAAACGCAAGCGTCTTTGGTGTGCGGTGGTTAGCTTGGAGGAGCGTTCGACTCCATTGGGAACTCGTATGCGGGGGAAGGTCGAACGATGCGATCTTCTTTTGGATTCAGCCCACAAGTCATATATGCTCTCAAGCTGCCTATCGGTTTTGCTCTGA
- the LOC106337617 gene encoding uncharacterized protein LOC106337617 yields the protein MAMILQVPSSTPSSLWNTRDTKTRFFFFSSIQTSSESNTKKFRCRAVREKAEEKNTSPPSPEEVTKKYGLEVGLWKILSSKDEESDGEEKKKKSKTDEAKELLAKYGGAYLATSITLSLVSFSLCYALVTSGVDVQALLLKVGISTNETGEKVGAFALAYAAHKAASPIRFPPTVALTPIVANWIGKKVDKEKDDE from the exons ATGGCGATGATTCTGCAAGTCCCTTCGTCGACTCCGTCTTCCTTGTGGAACACCAGAGACACTAAAACTCGATTCTTCTTCTTCTCTTCAATCCAAACTTCGTCGGAGTCCAATACGAAGAAATTCAGATGCAGAGCCGTCCGAGAGAAAGCCGAGGAGAAGAACACTTCCCCGCCCTCTCCTGAGGAAGTTACCAAGAAATATGGACTCGAAGTTGGTCTATGGAAG ATATTGAGCTCAAAGGACGAAGAAAGTGATGGAGAGGAGAAGAAGAAGAAGTCAAAAACAGATGAAGCTAAGGAGTTACTTGCAAAGTACGGCGGTGCTTACCTAGCAACATCCATCACCCTTTCCCTCGTTTCCTTCTCGCTCTGCTACGCTCTCGTCACTTCTGGTGTTGATGTTCAAGCTCTCCTTCTCAAG GTTGGGATCTCGACGAATGAGACGGGAGAGAAAGTGGGAGCCTTTGCTTTGGCTTACGCAGCGCATAAAGCTGCTTCTCCCATAAGGTTTCCTCCCACGGTGGCTTTGACTCCTATTGTTGCTAATTGGATTGGGAAGAAAGTTGACAAGGAGAAGGATGATGAATAG
- the LOC106337450 gene encoding F-box protein At2g27310 encodes MAHGDYSNGDSFSTLHPDIIQTQILTRLDGPTLTSTASTSSYIHTLCTEQKLWQELSTAAWPSVNDPRVVKAISSFPSGYRSFFADSYPFSEHTWPSEKDDPPTTGLISAVDLYYRGELIYSKVQEMETESGKGGWFLSTPFRVDLIDPKESVETRIRYPGGDYEAWVRDMEESMKLNWILIDPVKKRAANISSRDAVSAKRNWLTGDLEIRFSTVVTGKRAAEVAMVLSCGSAETWKEVDEEVGGEVHVREVRLGIEDIEGKCLKGRESVVILQGLLEGKRSRKDGCGEQGRGKGKYEEYVEMKTEWRKKKERREKFQDTIFMIFGFSLFVLLWSFILLR; translated from the coding sequence ATGGCGCACGGCGATTATAGCAACGGTGACTCCTTCTCAACCCTTCATCCTGACATCATCCAAACCCAAATCTTGACCCGACTCGACGGTCCGACGCTTACCTCCACCGCATCAACATCCTCTTATATCCATACCCTCTGCACCGAACAGAAGCTCTGGCAAGAACTCTCCACCGCCGCGTGGCCTTCTGTAAACGATCCACGTGTTGTTAAAGCCATATCCTCCTTCCCTTCCGGGTACCGCTCCTTCTTCGCTGACTCGTACCCGTTCAGTGAACACACGTGGCCTTCCGAAAAAGACGATCCACCCACCACTGGATTAATCTCAGCCGTTGACCTGTATTATCGAGGAGAGCTAATCTACTCCAAGGTCCAAGAGATGGAAACAGAGAGCGGTAAAGGAGGATGGTTTTTGTCGACTCCATTTCGGGTCGATCTGATCGACCCGAAAGAGTCGGTTGAAACCCGGATACGATACCCGGGTGGGGATTACGAAGCGTGGGTGAGAGATATGGAAGAAAGCATGAAGCTTAACTGGATACTGATCGACCCGGTAAAGAAACGCGCGGCGAATATATCGAGCAGGGACGCAGTTTCGGCGAAGCGGAACTGGTTGACCGGAGATTTGGAGATTAGATTTTCGACGGTGGTGACGGGGAAGAGAGCGGCGGAGGTAGCCATGGTCCTGTCGTGTGGATCGGCGGAGACGTGGAAAGAGGTGGACGAGGAAGTGGGAGGGGAAGTGCACGTGAGGGAGGTGAGGTTGGGAATAGAGGACATAGAAGGAAAGTGTTTGAAAGGAAGGGAGAGTGTGGTAATATTACAAGGGTTGTTGGAAGGCAAGAGAAGTCGTAAAGATGGATGTGGTGAACAGGGAAGAGGTAAAGGAAAGTATGAGGAATACGTGGAGATGAAGACAGAGTGGAGAAAGAAAAAAGAGAGGAGAGAAAAATTTCAAGACACTATTTTTATGATTTTTGGGTTTTCTTTGTTTGTGCTTTTGTGGAGTTTTATTTTGTTAAGATAA